The DNA window ATTAAATATATTTCTGATACACATTCTTTACCAATAGTAGCTACTAATGAAGTTTTATTTTTAAAGAAAAGTGATTCATATGTTCATAGGATTAAAGTTGCTATTTATAAAAAAAAAACTATTGCTGATCCAAAATTTATTTATAAATATACAATAAATCAATATTTAAAAAATCAAAATGAAATGATTAATATTTTTCATGATTATCCTGAATCAGTCATCAATAGCCTAGAAATTATAAAACGATGTAATGTTATTATTCCGTCCGGTTCTTATTTTTTACCTGTTTTTCCTACAGGTTTAGTAGATTTATATAAATTTTTTATAGAAAAAGCAAGTATGGGTTTAGAGGCGCGTTTAATAAATATTTTTCCTGATCCGATAGATAGAAAGATAAAAAAAAAAATATATTTTTCTAGATTACATCATGAATTATTAATTATAAAAAAAATGGGATTTGCTGGTTATTTTCTTATTGTAATGGAATTTATTCGGTGGGCTAAAAGCAAGCATATACCTGTCGGTCCAGGAAGAGGATCTGGCGCAGGATCTTTAGTTTCGTTTGCTTTAAATATCACAGAAATAGATCCTTTACAATTTAATTTATTGTTTGAACGATTTTTAAATCCTAATCGCATTTCTTTACCAGATTTTGATATTGATTTTTGTATGGACAAAAGAGATTTAGTAATTGATCATGTAATGAAAAAGTACGGTCGTGATTCAGTGTCGCAAATTATTACTTTTGGTACAATGGCCGCTAAAGCTGTTATTAGAGATGTCGGAAGAGTGTTAGGCTATCCATATGGATTAATAAATAAAATTTCTAAATTAATACCGTTAGATCCTAAAATGACTTTAAAAAAAGCATTTTTTATGAAAAAAGAATTAATAGATTTATATGATCATAATGATGATATTAAATTATTAATTAATATAGCTAAAAAATTAGAAGGAGTAATTCGTAATATAGGTAAACATGCAGGAGGAGTAGTTATTTCGCCTACTAAAATTTCTGATTTTGTACCAATATTATGCGATTCAAAAGGAAAAAATCAAGTTACACAATTTGATAAAAATGACATTGAATTTGTCGGTTTAGTAAAATTTGATTTTTTAGGCCTAAAAACTTTAACAATGATTGATATGATAGTTAAAATGATTAATATTAAAAATATACGTTTTAAAAAAAAAAAATTTTTTATTAATCAAATTGATTTACAAGATAAAAAAAGTTTTTTATTATTAAATAAATTTGAAACAACTTCTATTTTTCAATTAGAATCATTAGGTATGAAAAATTTAATTAAACGTTTAAAACCTGATTCTTTTGAAGATATTGTTTCCTTAGTAGCTCTTTATCGGCCCGGCCCACTACAGTCAGGCATGGTGGATAATTTTATAAATCGTAAACATGGTAATGAAGTTATTTCATACCCGGATCATAAATGGCAACATGAATGGCTGAAACCTATATTAAAATCAACATATGGAATTATTTTATATCAAGAACAGGTAATGCAAATTTCTCAAGTGTTATCAAATTTCACTCCCAGTGAAGCTGATATTTTAAGAAGAGCTATGGCTAAAAAAAATCCTAAAGAAATGCTAGAACAAAGGAAGTTATTTCAATCAGGTGCTTGTAAAAATTCCATTAGTTTACGGTTATCTAATAAAATTTTTGATTTATTAGAAAAATTTTCCGCGTATGGTTTTAATAAATCACATTCCGTAACATATGCTTTGTTAGCATTTCAAACTTTATGGTTAAAATCTAATTATTCTGCTGAATTCATAGCATCTGCTATGACTTTAGAGATGACGCGTACCAATAAAATTGTTAATCTATTTTATGATTCACGTCGTATGAATTTAACGATTCTTTCACCGAATATAAATTTTAGTAATTATTCTTTTTCTGTTAATGAGCACGGAGAAATACTTTATGGTTTAGGTGCTATAAAAGGATTAGGTAAATCTTCTGTTGATATCATCTTGCATGAAAGAGATCAACAAGGCGGATTATTTTCTGATTTTTTAGATTTGTGTGTTCGTTTGCTTTTAAAAAAAGTAACAAATCATATTTTTGAGATATTAGTAATGTCAGGAACATGTGATTGTTTTAATATATGTCGCGTTCAGTTATTTAATAATATTAAAGATATAATAAAGATTGCTAAACAAAAAATTTTATCTATACAAACTCAACAACATGATTTATTTCATTTAAATCATTTAAATATACAAATATTTTCAAAAAAAAATCATCAAAATAATTTTGAATTATTACATGAAAGATTTAATAATATTATCTCTACGATTTTAAAATGGGAACGAGAAACACTGGGGTTATATTTAACTCATCACCCTATTAAAAATTTTGTAAAGGAAATAGAATATTATACTGCCGGTGTCAGATTACACGACTGTTTATTAAAGAATATGACAGATAGGATTATCATTTCAGGTATTATTTTTTCTGTTAAATCATCATTTACGAAAAATAAAAATAAATTTTATATAATTACTTTAGATGATTCGTATAGTCGTTTAGATATATTTTTTTTTAATAGGTCTCATCATGTTACAGATAAATTATCTTATCAAAAAAATACTATTGTAGTTATTATTGGAAACTTATCATACGATTCTTTTAATAATAGATCCCGTCTTTTAGTACGCAGAATTTATAGTCTTGAAGAATATCGTAATATACGTATGCGAAGTGTTAAAATTTATATTAAACATGATATTATCATGAATAATCAGATATTTAATAAAATATATTATTATTTATCAAATAAAGTATATCCTGGAAATGTATTAATATCTTTTTTTTTAAAAAAAAAACATTATTTCAAACATAAATTATTTGATAAAATTTATCGAATATATCTTGATAATGATTTTTTAAATTATTTAAAAACATTTAAAAAAAATATAATCATTAAATTGAATTTTTATAAATAAATATTAATTATGTAAGTAATTTTATTTATAAATAAGAAAATTATTTTTAATATATTTAAGTAAATAAAATATTAAAGAATTAATTTTTTACAATTATTAAGTGTTATAAAAAATATTTAAATTATATAATGGTTTTAATAAATGGAAGTAATTGTGATATTAAAATTCTTTTTTTTGAATTATTTTTTCTTATATAAAATTCAATCTCTTTTGTTTCAATTGTATTAGAACTAATAATAATTCCATAAGGAATTCCAATTAAATTCATATCAGCAAACATTTTTCCTAAATTTTCTTTTCTGTTATCAAATAAAACATCAATGCAGTTATATTTTAATTTTTTATAAATTAATTTAGCTATATTGTTTATGTTTTTATTTTTATGCATATTTATTGGAATAATAAAGATTTGAAAAGGAGCCACACAATGGGGCCATATAATTCCGTTATTATCATGATTTTGTTCAATAATAGACGAAATAATTCTATTTATTCCGATACCATAGCAACCCATCTGTAATGTTTTTTTATTATGATTTTTATCATATATAGAAAAATTGATATTTTTAGAATATTTTTTTCCAATTTGAAAGATGTGTCCTATTTCAATACTATTTTTTATTTGAAGCTTATTTTTATTTGTATTGTCATAAATAAATTGACTACTATTTTTAGTAGTAATTACTTGATTAAATATTATTTTTTTGTTCCATAAAATTGGAGTTAATTGTTTATCAAACCATTTTTTTTTAATAATAAAATATGGCATATTCACTATTTTAGAATCTACTATTATAAAAATATTTTGATTATCATAAAATTTTTTATCAGTAGTTAACTTATATGTTAAAATCATTTTTTTAGATTTAATAAATTTTATAGGATGTTTGAGAATATCTATACGTTGCAAACTTTCTGTATTTAGAGATGTATACTTATGAATTAATAGGACAGCTATAGAATATTGGGATTGATTAGATTTAGTTTTTATTAAATAAATTTTAATTTTATTTTTTTGTTTATTATATTTATTAATATTAATAGCATCAGTTGAATATTTAGAAAAAATAATTTTATCTTCTCCGATATTAGATATAGCATGAAATTCATGAGATATAGATCCTCCCATAATTTTTGAGTCCGCTTCAATAATTTTAAAATCGAGTTGTAATTTTTTAAATATTTTTATATAAATGTTTTTAACGGTTTCGTATGTTTTTTGTAGTGAATGAGTATTAATATGGAATGAATACGCATCTTTCATTAAAAATTCTACGGATCGAATAACTCCAAATCTTGGTCTTATTTCATCCCTAAATTTTTTTTGTATTTGATAAAAAACTATAGGTAGTTGTTTATATGAATGAATTTCTTGATGTAATATATGATTAATAGCTTCTTCGTGTGTAGGGCTAAGTATATATTTTTTTTTTCTACGATCTATAATATTAATTAATTCTTTTCCATATAATTGTGTTCGTCCACTTTGATCCCATAATTTTTTTGGTTGTATAATAGGCATACAAAGTTCCATATATCCATGTTGATCTAATACATCAGAAATAATTTTTATTATTTTTTTAATTACTCGATACCCTGTAGGTAACCAAGTATATATTCCGGAAGATAACATTCGTATCATTCCAGAACGTAACATTAATTGGTGGCTTATTGACTCTGTATTTGCAGGAACTTCTTTCATAGTAGAAAGTAAATATTTAGTAGTAAACATGTTAAGTTTCCGGAATATAATAGATATATATTCTATAAATTAATAGAAGTAATTTTTACTATAAATTAGTAAATTAAATTTAATTTTATAAGTAATTTGTTGAATATAATTTATTTTTAAATCGATGATGAATTTTATTTAATATTTTGTTAAAAACAGTAAATGTATTCTTCTATATATATTGTTATTGTGATAATTATTAAAAAATAATAAAATGTAAATATATTATTTATTGATACTATTTTTTACGATTTTTAATCGTAATAAAGAAATTTTATTTTATATAACATTGATATATTAGGTATGTATATAAATTTATTATATAAATAATATTTATTAAAATAAATAATTTAATTAAAATAAATATAAATTTATTTATCAGTAAAATAACAAATGTAGTTAGTAATAGATATTAAATATAGTAATAAATAGTTATTATACATAAAACTAAATTGATTTGTATCAAGGTATAAATATATGAATTATAGCTTAAATGAAGATAAAACTGAAGCTGCAACTCCACATAAAATCAAAAAATTTCAAGAAAAGGGAGATGTTCAGCATTTATTTGATCTAAATTCTTTTTTTATTTTGTTTTTTTTTTGTTGTATATTTTATATCAATAAAAAATTTATTTTTTTACATTTATTAAAACTATTTATATTGAATTTAACATTTGAAAAAAAAATTATTAGTCAACCTCAATTATTTTTTTTACAAATATTACAGCATATAAAAATTTTTATTTTTTATTTTTTAATATTGTTTTTAGGAATATTATTTATATTAATGTTTTCACCTATTTTTATTCAAGGAAATATAGCGCAAATTAGATTTTTAAAAATTAGTTTCAATTCTTTAAATGTTGTAAATAATTTTAAAAAAAGAAATTTATTTGATATAGTAATTAATTTTACATCTAATTTGATAAAAATAATAATGATTATTATTATTACTTTGATATTTATGTGGAATCATTATTATTATATTGATAATTTTTATAAAAATTCATTATCAAAAAATATATTTATTGGTTTTTCTTGGATTTATAAATATATTTTATTAATTTTATTAATAGTAGGTATTATAGCTATTATTGATTCTATCATAAAATATTTTCAATACTTTAATAAACTTAACATGACTGTTCAAGAAATAAAGAACGAACAAAAAGAGATAGAAGGAAATGTATTAATTAAACAGAGAATTCAATTTTTAATGCGACGACAATCATTACATAGATTTTCTGTAACTGACTTAATAAAATCAAATGTAATTATTTTTAACGCTAAAAATTGTGCGATAGCAATATATTATGATCCAATCACTAAATCTTCCCCTAAAATACTTTTTAAAGGATTGGAAAAATTGTCTAGTTATATAGTTGAAATTGCACGCAAATATGATATTCCAATTTTTATTTCTAACTCTTTAGCAATTTATTTGTATAATCATTCCACTAGCGATAATCAGATTCCAAGTATTTTATATCCATCAATATCTAAAATTTTAGCGTGGGCATGGCAACTTAAACGTTGGAAACAATATGGTGGTATATATCCAACAATGCCAATTATATTTTTTAACAAGCAATAAATTATGTTATTAGGAGAATAATTATTAATGCGAAAATTATCTATTTTATTAAAATTTTTTAATAAAATCAATAATATGAGTTTGTATTCTTTATTTACTCCATCATTAATTTTAATGATTTTAAGTATGCTTATACTACCTTTACCATCTTTTGTTTTGGATTTATTTTTTACTTTTAATATTATTGTTTCAATAATTATTTTAATTGTTTCTATGTTTGTTACTGATGTATTAAGTTTTTCTTCGTTTCCGATAGTCTCGTTATTTTCTACATTATTGCGATTATCTTTAAATGTTGCTTCTACGCGTGTTATTTTATTAAACGGACATATGGGATTGTATTCTGCTGGTCATGTTATTGAATCATTTGGAGTTTTTTTAATTGGTGGAAATTTTTTTATTGGAATTATTGTTTTTATTATTTTAATAATTATAAATTTTATTGTGATTACTAAAGGTTCCG is part of the Buchnera aphidicola (Cinara cuneomaculata) genome and encodes:
- the dnaE gene encoding DNA polymerase III subunit alpha — encoded protein: MRLNNFVHLRIHSDYSMMDSIVKLEKLIQYAKNMNMISLGITDVNNLHGIIKFYLLARQAGIKPIIGVDIVIKSNIMNGMKCNLTLLAADNYGYKNIMELLSESYKLGYDNKFGLTVEIDCLLKFKRGLLILSGGINGDVGQCIFKNNINLLNRCISFYKENFPNKYYLEISRIGMSREEEYIKYIKYISDTHSLPIVATNEVLFLKKSDSYVHRIKVAIYKKKTIADPKFIYKYTINQYLKNQNEMINIFHDYPESVINSLEIIKRCNVIIPSGSYFLPVFPTGLVDLYKFFIEKASMGLEARLINIFPDPIDRKIKKKIYFSRLHHELLIIKKMGFAGYFLIVMEFIRWAKSKHIPVGPGRGSGAGSLVSFALNITEIDPLQFNLLFERFLNPNRISLPDFDIDFCMDKRDLVIDHVMKKYGRDSVSQIITFGTMAAKAVIRDVGRVLGYPYGLINKISKLIPLDPKMTLKKAFFMKKELIDLYDHNDDIKLLINIAKKLEGVIRNIGKHAGGVVISPTKISDFVPILCDSKGKNQVTQFDKNDIEFVGLVKFDFLGLKTLTMIDMIVKMINIKNIRFKKKKFFINQIDLQDKKSFLLLNKFETTSIFQLESLGMKNLIKRLKPDSFEDIVSLVALYRPGPLQSGMVDNFINRKHGNEVISYPDHKWQHEWLKPILKSTYGIILYQEQVMQISQVLSNFTPSEADILRRAMAKKNPKEMLEQRKLFQSGACKNSISLRLSNKIFDLLEKFSAYGFNKSHSVTYALLAFQTLWLKSNYSAEFIASAMTLEMTRTNKIVNLFYDSRRMNLTILSPNINFSNYSFSVNEHGEILYGLGAIKGLGKSSVDIILHERDQQGGLFSDFLDLCVRLLLKKVTNHIFEILVMSGTCDCFNICRVQLFNNIKDIIKIAKQKILSIQTQQHDLFHLNHLNIQIFSKKNHQNNFELLHERFNNIISTILKWERETLGLYLTHHPIKNFVKEIEYYTAGVRLHDCLLKNMTDRIIISGIIFSVKSSFTKNKNKFYIITLDDSYSRLDIFFFNRSHHVTDKLSYQKNTIVVIIGNLSYDSFNNRSRLLVRRIYSLEEYRNIRMRSVKIYIKHDIIMNNQIFNKIYYYLSNKVYPGNVLISFFLKKKHYFKHKLFDKIYRIYLDNDFLNYLKTFKKNIIIKLNFYK
- the proS gene encoding proline--tRNA ligase; translated protein: MFTTKYLLSTMKEVPANTESISHQLMLRSGMIRMLSSGIYTWLPTGYRVIKKIIKIISDVLDQHGYMELCMPIIQPKKLWDQSGRTQLYGKELINIIDRRKKKYILSPTHEEAINHILHQEIHSYKQLPIVFYQIQKKFRDEIRPRFGVIRSVEFLMKDAYSFHINTHSLQKTYETVKNIYIKIFKKLQLDFKIIEADSKIMGGSISHEFHAISNIGEDKIIFSKYSTDAININKYNKQKNKIKIYLIKTKSNQSQYSIAVLLIHKYTSLNTESLQRIDILKHPIKFIKSKKMILTYKLTTDKKFYDNQNIFIIVDSKIVNMPYFIIKKKWFDKQLTPILWNKKIIFNQVITTKNSSQFIYDNTNKNKLQIKNSIEIGHIFQIGKKYSKNINFSIYDKNHNKKTLQMGCYGIGINRIISSIIEQNHDNNGIIWPHCVAPFQIFIIPINMHKNKNINNIAKLIYKKLKYNCIDVLFDNRKENLGKMFADMNLIGIPYGIIISSNTIETKEIEFYIRKNNSKKRILISQLLPFIKTII
- a CDS encoding EscU/YscU/HrcU family type III secretion system export apparatus switch protein, coding for MNYSLNEDKTEAATPHKIKKFQEKGDVQHLFDLNSFFILFFFCCIFYINKKFIFLHLLKLFILNLTFEKKIISQPQLFFLQILQHIKIFIFYFLILFLGILFILMFSPIFIQGNIAQIRFLKISFNSLNVVNNFKKRNLFDIVINFTSNLIKIIMIIIITLIFMWNHYYYIDNFYKNSLSKNIFIGFSWIYKYILLILLIVGIIAIIDSIIKYFQYFNKLNMTVQEIKNEQKEIEGNVLIKQRIQFLMRRQSLHRFSVTDLIKSNVIIFNAKNCAIAIYYDPITKSSPKILFKGLEKLSSYIVEIARKYDIPIFISNSLAIYLYNHSTSDNQIPSILYPSISKILAWAWQLKRWKQYGGIYPTMPIIFFNKQ